From Polaribacter butkevichii, a single genomic window includes:
- a CDS encoding beta-glucosidase codes for MKAQHKIPQIQLEKNQVSTAFIEAKIDSIIAILTLEEKVAMTHAQSKFSTKGVERLGIPEVWMSDGPHGVREEISWDAWENAGWTNDAITAFPALTCLAASFNPELAGKYGFSLGEEARYRKKDVLLGPGVNIYRTPMNGRNFEYLGEDPFLASAMVVPYIKGVQENGIAACVKHFALNNQEHWRDKINVEVSDRALHEIYLPAFKAAVQKANVWALMGAYNKFRGQYATHNKILHKILKADWGFNGVVISDWSSVHSTKEAALYGVDMEMGTGTDGLGTTTNNHYQHYYLANPFLKAIKNGELSEDLVDDKVRRILRLIYRTNLNPNRGLGKMNNKEHHNVARKVATEGIVLLKNEDNFFPIQDKKGLTIAVIGENATRDMTQGGGSSQLKPLFEISPLQGIKERYKNATIIHTMGYETGASVYDEILPATLNQDSLYVKAIEVAKKADIVLFIGGLNKSHHQDSEGDDREVYDLPYGQEKLINGISEVNKNLGFLLVTGNAVKMPWVSKTKGILQTWYLGSMAGHAIADIVSGDVNPSGKLPFSFPKELNDNAAHAFGEISYPGDGVNQEYTEDILVGYRWFDTRKIKPQYAFGYGMSYTDFKITDIKLDQEKYTKNDQIKVTFNVANTGDREGAEVVQVYVGKHKSKVKRALKELKGFTKVNLEKGAEKTVTISIDAATLAYYNTEILNWSVEDGTYYLYVGNASNNIVKKIKFSLF; via the coding sequence ATGAAAGCTCAACATAAAATACCTCAAATTCAGTTAGAAAAAAATCAAGTATCTACAGCCTTTATAGAAGCTAAAATAGATAGTATTATTGCTATTTTAACTTTAGAAGAAAAAGTAGCAATGACACATGCTCAATCTAAATTTAGCACTAAGGGTGTTGAGAGATTGGGAATTCCAGAAGTTTGGATGTCTGATGGGCCGCATGGAGTTAGAGAAGAAATTAGTTGGGATGCTTGGGAAAATGCAGGTTGGACAAACGATGCTATCACCGCTTTTCCGGCATTAACTTGTTTAGCGGCAAGTTTTAATCCGGAATTGGCAGGAAAATATGGTTTTAGTTTAGGAGAAGAAGCTAGGTATAGAAAAAAGGATGTACTTCTTGGTCCTGGTGTAAATATTTATAGAACCCCCATGAACGGTAGAAATTTTGAGTATTTAGGTGAAGATCCTTTTTTAGCTTCTGCCATGGTGGTACCTTATATTAAAGGAGTGCAAGAAAACGGAATTGCCGCTTGTGTAAAACATTTTGCTTTAAACAACCAAGAACATTGGCGAGATAAAATTAATGTAGAAGTAAGTGATAGAGCTTTGCATGAAATTTATTTACCAGCTTTTAAAGCTGCTGTGCAAAAAGCAAATGTTTGGGCATTAATGGGTGCTTATAATAAATTTAGAGGTCAGTATGCAACACATAATAAAATTCTACATAAAATTTTAAAAGCAGATTGGGGTTTTAATGGAGTTGTAATTAGCGATTGGAGTTCTGTACATTCAACAAAAGAAGCGGCTTTATATGGTGTAGATATGGAAATGGGGACTGGAACTGATGGTTTGGGTACAACGACAAATAACCATTATCAACATTATTATTTAGCGAATCCGTTTTTAAAAGCAATTAAAAATGGTGAATTAAGTGAAGATTTGGTAGATGATAAAGTACGTAGAATTTTAAGATTAATCTATCGTACAAACTTAAACCCAAATAGAGGTTTAGGAAAAATGAATAATAAAGAGCATCATAATGTTGCTAGAAAAGTAGCCACAGAAGGAATTGTGTTATTAAAAAATGAAGATAATTTTTTTCCTATTCAGGATAAAAAAGGATTAACAATTGCAGTAATTGGTGAAAATGCAACAAGAGATATGACGCAAGGTGGAGGATCATCTCAATTAAAACCTCTTTTTGAAATTTCTCCTTTACAAGGGATTAAAGAAAGATATAAAAACGCAACCATTATTCATACAATGGGATATGAAACAGGAGCTTCTGTGTATGATGAAATTTTGCCTGCAACTTTAAATCAAGATTCTTTGTATGTAAAAGCAATTGAAGTTGCTAAAAAAGCAGACATTGTTCTTTTTATAGGAGGATTAAATAAAAGTCACCACCAAGATAGCGAAGGAGATGATAGAGAGGTTTATGATTTGCCTTACGGACAAGAAAAATTAATTAACGGAATTAGTGAAGTCAATAAAAATTTAGGATTTTTATTAGTTACAGGAAATGCCGTAAAAATGCCTTGGGTTTCTAAAACAAAAGGAATTTTACAAACTTGGTATTTAGGAAGTATGGCAGGACATGCTATTGCAGATATTGTTAGTGGAGATGTAAACCCTTCGGGGAAACTTCCTTTTTCTTTTCCAAAAGAATTAAATGACAATGCAGCACATGCATTTGGTGAGATTTCGTATCCAGGAGATGGAGTTAATCAAGAATATACAGAAGATATTTTGGTTGGGTATAGATGGTTTGATACTCGAAAAATTAAACCTCAATATGCTTTTGGTTATGGAATGTCTTATACCGATTTTAAAATTACTGATATAAAGTTAGATCAAGAAAAATATACTAAAAATGATCAAATAAAAGTAACTTTTAATGTTGCTAATACAGGCGATAGAGAAGGAGCAGAAGTGGTACAAGTATATGTAGGTAAGCATAAATCTAAAGTAAAAAGAGCTTTAAAAGAATTAAAAGGGTTTACGAAAGTAAATTTAGAAAAAGGAGCGGAAAAAACAGTTACAATTTCTATTGATGCAGCAACATTAGCTTATTATAATACGGAAATTTTAAATTGGTCTGTAGAAGACGGAACATATTATTTATATGTAGGAAATGCATCTAACAATATTGTAAAAAAGATAAAATTTAGTTTGTTTTAA
- a CDS encoding SMP-30/gluconolactonase/LRE family protein, giving the protein MFKKVSLFAILLAMFSCNSKIKKKEEKVKEPQKIAILEYQVKATLGEGAIWNYKTQELYWVDIEGKKLNIYNPISKTNKVLNTTSRIGTVVPFTEKEAMVALEDGVHKMNLQTGASTLFTDMKSELPGSRLNDGKCDPAGRFWVGSMHLEQETAKANLYTITSENILQKKIDSVTISNGIVWTSDKKTMYYIDTPTSTIKSFDYNNETGEISNGKIAVEIPTSLGFPDGMTIDEENMLWVGMWNGNAVIRFNPKTGKVVSKIEVPAHNITSCAFGGENLDILYITSASVDMTAKEIEKYPLAGSVFKVKPGVKGVKSNFYIENKPTK; this is encoded by the coding sequence ATGTTTAAAAAAGTATCGCTTTTCGCCATTTTATTAGCAATGTTTTCTTGTAATTCTAAAATTAAAAAGAAAGAAGAAAAGGTAAAAGAACCTCAAAAAATAGCTATCTTAGAGTATCAAGTAAAAGCAACTTTGGGTGAAGGTGCAATTTGGAATTATAAAACGCAAGAATTATATTGGGTAGATATAGAAGGAAAAAAATTAAACATTTACAATCCGATTTCTAAGACAAATAAAGTGTTAAATACTACTTCTAGAATTGGTACTGTAGTGCCTTTTACAGAAAAAGAAGCAATGGTTGCTTTAGAAGACGGTGTGCATAAAATGAATTTACAAACCGGAGCAAGTACTTTGTTTACAGACATGAAAAGTGAATTACCCGGAAGTAGATTAAATGATGGAAAATGCGATCCGGCAGGAAGGTTTTGGGTAGGATCTATGCATTTAGAACAAGAAACAGCAAAAGCAAACCTGTACACTATTACATCAGAAAATATTTTACAAAAGAAAATTGATAGCGTAACGATTTCTAACGGAATTGTTTGGACTTCCGATAAAAAAACGATGTATTATATTGATACGCCAACATCAACCATAAAATCTTTTGATTATAATAATGAAACTGGCGAAATATCAAACGGAAAAATTGCTGTTGAAATTCCGACTTCTTTAGGTTTCCCTGATGGAATGACAATTGATGAAGAAAATATGCTTTGGGTAGGTATGTGGAATGGTAATGCAGTAATTAGATTTAATCCTAAAACAGGTAAAGTAGTTTCTAAAATAGAAGTTCCGGCACACAATATTACTTCCTGTGCATTTGGAGGAGAAAATTTAGACATCCTTTATATTACTTCTGCAAGCGTAGATATGACTGCAAAAGAAATAGAGAAATACCCTTTGGCGGGATCTGTTTTTAAAGTAAAACCAGGTGTTAAAGGAGTAAAAAGTAATTTTTATATCGAAAATAAACCAACCAAATAA
- the bglX gene encoding beta-glucosidase BglX, which yields MRKLVLSLLLLSIIIGCKENKVSFVKDTTHEAKIAAIISKMTLEEKIGQTNLRGVSSSATSLPTDLKESVRRGNVGAFLNIMNLEYVDELQRIAVEESPNGIPLIFGRDVIHGFKTLFPIPLGLAATWDAEMVEKSSEIAAFEASGAGIRWTFAPMLDIARDSRWGRIAESPGEDPYLSAVLGAAYVKGFQGDDLSNPYRIAASAKHYIGYGAAIGGRDYNTVNLNEPLLRNVYLPPFKAAVDAGAATVMSAFNEINGIPATGNKFLLKDVLRGELQFDGFVVSDWDSVIEMVYHGFARDDKQAAELAAKAGLDMEMSSEAYEHHLKELIKENKVSIEELNEFVRNILRVKFRLGLFDNPYRNKKHTGNFYAESHLAEAKKAAIESTVLLKNKNSILPIAEKTNVAIIGPLANAPHEQLGTWSFDGEKEQTNTPLNAYQKVNTNFKFAKGLDYSRDKSTKGFKEAIDIAKKSDVILFFGGEEAILSGEAHSRANINLPGAQEELINELAKTGKPIVLIIMAGRPITITNLIDKMDAVLMAWHPGTMGGEALYEIINGIKSPEGRLPVSWPKTAGQLPYFYNHKNTGRPADSTNYIAMDKIPVAAWQSSLGNKSHYLDVGFTPHFPFGYGLSYTTFKYENIFISKDVINFNEDLEVKVSITNTGKKDGKEIVQLYVQDIVGSITRPVKELKRFKHIFLKSGETKEVSFKISSKDLEFVNHKLVKAAEEGKFNLWVGPNAAQGLKASFVLKK from the coding sequence ATGAGAAAATTAGTCCTTTCATTACTATTGCTATCAATAATTATAGGTTGTAAAGAAAACAAAGTTTCTTTTGTAAAAGACACCACTCATGAAGCAAAAATAGCTGCAATTATCTCTAAAATGACTCTCGAAGAAAAAATTGGGCAAACCAATTTAAGAGGCGTTTCTAGTAGTGCAACTTCTTTACCTACAGATTTAAAAGAGTCTGTGAGAAGAGGAAATGTTGGTGCTTTCTTAAATATCATGAATTTAGAATATGTAGATGAATTACAAAGAATTGCGGTAGAAGAAAGCCCGAATGGAATTCCGTTAATTTTTGGTAGAGATGTAATTCATGGTTTTAAAACGTTGTTTCCTATTCCTTTAGGTTTAGCAGCAACTTGGGACGCAGAAATGGTAGAAAAATCTTCTGAAATTGCTGCTTTTGAAGCTTCGGGAGCAGGAATAAGATGGACGTTTGCACCCATGTTAGATATTGCTAGAGATAGCCGTTGGGGAAGAATAGCAGAGTCTCCAGGAGAAGATCCTTATTTATCAGCTGTTTTAGGAGCCGCTTACGTAAAAGGTTTTCAGGGAGATGATTTAAGCAACCCATACAGAATAGCAGCTTCTGCAAAACATTATATTGGTTATGGAGCCGCTATTGGAGGTAGAGATTATAATACCGTAAATTTAAATGAACCGCTTTTAAGAAATGTTTATTTACCACCATTTAAAGCAGCTGTAGACGCTGGTGCTGCAACAGTTATGAGTGCTTTTAATGAGATAAATGGAATACCTGCAACTGGTAATAAATTTCTATTAAAGGATGTTTTAAGAGGAGAATTACAATTTGATGGTTTTGTGGTAAGTGATTGGGATTCTGTAATAGAAATGGTGTATCATGGTTTTGCAAGAGATGATAAACAGGCAGCAGAATTAGCCGCAAAAGCGGGATTAGATATGGAAATGAGTAGTGAGGCTTATGAGCATCATCTAAAAGAATTAATTAAAGAAAATAAAGTAAGTATAGAAGAATTAAACGAATTTGTACGTAATATTTTACGGGTTAAATTTAGATTAGGTCTTTTTGATAATCCATATAGAAATAAAAAGCATACGGGTAATTTTTATGCAGAAAGTCATTTAGCAGAAGCAAAAAAAGCTGCCATTGAAAGTACTGTTTTACTAAAAAATAAGAATTCTATTTTACCAATAGCAGAAAAAACAAACGTAGCAATTATTGGTCCTTTGGCAAATGCACCACACGAACAATTGGGTACTTGGTCTTTTGATGGAGAAAAAGAACAGACCAACACTCCTTTAAATGCGTACCAAAAAGTAAATACAAATTTTAAATTTGCAAAAGGCTTAGATTATAGTAGAGATAAATCAACAAAAGGATTTAAAGAAGCTATTGATATTGCAAAAAAATCTGATGTTATTTTATTTTTTGGTGGTGAAGAAGCTATTTTATCTGGAGAAGCGCATAGTAGAGCAAACATTAATTTACCCGGAGCACAAGAAGAATTAATTAACGAATTGGCAAAAACAGGGAAGCCAATTGTTTTAATTATTATGGCAGGTAGACCAATAACAATTACAAACCTTATTGATAAAATGGACGCGGTTTTAATGGCATGGCATCCCGGAACAATGGGAGGTGAGGCTTTGTATGAAATTATAAATGGTATAAAATCGCCAGAAGGTAGATTGCCTGTTTCTTGGCCTAAAACAGCAGGACAGTTACCTTATTTCTACAATCATAAAAATACAGGTAGACCTGCAGATAGCACAAATTATATTGCTATGGATAAAATTCCTGTTGCTGCATGGCAAAGTTCTTTAGGAAACAAATCTCATTATTTAGATGTTGGTTTTACGCCTCATTTTCCTTTTGGTTATGGTTTGTCTTACACTACTTTTAAATATGAAAATATTTTTATATCTAAAGATGTTATTAATTTTAATGAAGATTTAGAAGTTAAAGTATCTATTACCAACACAGGTAAAAAGGATGGTAAAGAAATAGTACAATTATATGTACAAGATATTGTGGGTAGTATTACAAGACCAGTAAAAGAATTAAAAAGGTTTAAACATATCTTCTTAAAAAGCGGAGAAACCAAAGAGGTTTCTTTTAAAATTTCTTCTAAAGATTTAGAATTTGTAAATCATAAACTGGTAAAAGCTGCAGAAGAAGGGAAGTTTAATCTTTGGGTTGGCCCTAATGCTGCACAAGGTTTAAAAGCTTCTTTTGTATTGAAAAAGTAA
- a CDS encoding VCBS repeat-containing protein, translating to MYKIFTSILLFTIIVSCSLKEDNNTSVKLFTKLSAKETDILFSNNLTETDSLNYFNYSSIYLGAGVSVGDINNDGLIDLFFTGNQVSNKLYLNKGNLQFEDITEKAAISGDKRWYTGTTMADVNNDGYLDIYCAVAGKKGIKKNQLFINNKNNTFTEKAKEYNIDDAANSMQSTFFDYDNDGDLDLYIANYPIIHQSTSNMVYKNKMDNATLAESNKLFRNDGKTFTDVTEQAGVKNYSLSLGISAADINNDGWQDIYVSNDYSTPDFFYINNKDGTFKEIVKEATSQTSFYGMGIDIADINNDGFLDIFQVDMESNNNRRQKANMASMNPQLFFETVLYGFHYQYMHNCLQLNSGLIRDGIPEFSNISRLAGVSSTDWSWGPLFADFDNDGFKDLYITNGTRREVNNKDFFKKIGHKEYDKYSLLEKNKMIPSEKINNFTFKNSGNLNFENVGKKWGLENKGFSNGAAYADLDNDGDLEIIVNNIDEEATIFKNNSSDNANYLKIKLNGTSKNKFGLGTRVYAFTADKKQMQELTLTRGYQSSVAPEIHFGLHKTTIIDSLKIIWQDGNHQTLKDVKVNQLLTIKYADAKPNPNKKGINKKQRLFTAVDNLLQPKHIENELNDFDKQVLLPHKMSTLGPALAVADVNNDGLDDYFMGGSFGNASQLFIQNKGDFIKAEIPSIEKDKLSEDLGALFFDADSDGDKDLYVVSGGYEYAQNSSMLQDRLYVNDGKGNFEKALISLPKLNSSGSKAYQLDYNNDGKQDVLVLGRQIPGKYPLPATSYLLKNNSTYSDIKFKNTSTTLFTNLGMATSAVITDFNNDSWQDIIIVGEWMNIRVFQNNKGTFTEVSEEMGLTKDTTGWWWSINQGDFDNDGDTDYILGNNGLNYKYKATQNETFDIFVNDFDKNNTDDIVLSYYNEGKQYPLRGRQCSSQQIPGIKNKFKNYNEFSQATLVDVYGKKNLENALHYQVKSFASIYLENKGDTFVVHKLPVEAQFSSIQKILINDYDHDGNLDALIAGNLHNSEVETPRNDASYGLFLKGKGNGTFVPFSVLESGFYTSGDVKEMSEITINNQRYIIIGKNNDAIQYLKIND from the coding sequence ATGTATAAAATTTTCACTTCCATTTTACTTTTTACCATTATTGTGAGTTGCTCCTTAAAAGAAGACAATAACACCTCTGTAAAATTATTTACAAAACTTTCTGCAAAGGAAACGGACATCCTTTTCAGCAATAACTTAACAGAAACAGATTCTTTAAATTATTTTAACTACTCGTCTATTTACTTAGGTGCTGGTGTTTCTGTAGGTGATATAAATAATGATGGTTTGATAGATTTGTTCTTCACAGGCAACCAAGTAAGCAACAAATTATACTTAAATAAAGGAAACCTTCAGTTTGAAGATATTACAGAAAAAGCAGCTATTTCTGGTGATAAAAGATGGTATACCGGCACCACAATGGCAGATGTAAATAACGATGGATATTTAGATATTTATTGTGCTGTTGCTGGTAAAAAAGGCATTAAAAAAAATCAACTTTTTATCAATAATAAAAATAATACGTTTACAGAAAAAGCAAAAGAATATAACATAGATGACGCTGCAAACTCTATGCAATCTACCTTTTTTGATTACGATAATGACGGCGATTTAGATCTCTATATTGCAAACTATCCTATTATACATCAATCAACTTCTAACATGGTTTATAAAAACAAAATGGACAATGCTACCCTAGCAGAATCTAATAAATTATTTAGAAATGATGGCAAAACTTTTACTGATGTTACAGAACAAGCGGGTGTAAAAAATTATAGTTTGTCTTTAGGTATTTCTGCAGCAGACATTAATAATGATGGTTGGCAAGACATCTATGTTTCTAATGATTATAGTACTCCAGACTTTTTTTACATCAATAATAAAGACGGAACTTTTAAAGAAATTGTAAAAGAAGCCACGTCTCAAACTTCTTTTTACGGAATGGGTATTGATATTGCAGATATAAATAATGATGGGTTTTTAGATATATTTCAAGTTGATATGGAGTCTAATAATAACCGTCGCCAGAAAGCAAATATGGCAAGTATGAACCCTCAATTGTTTTTCGAAACTGTTTTATATGGTTTTCATTATCAATATATGCACAACTGTTTGCAATTAAACTCGGGTTTAATAAGAGATGGAATTCCTGAATTTTCAAATATTTCTAGATTGGCAGGAGTATCATCTACAGATTGGAGTTGGGGTCCTTTATTTGCTGATTTTGATAATGACGGATTTAAAGATTTATATATCACCAACGGAACAAGAAGAGAAGTTAACAACAAAGATTTTTTTAAGAAAATAGGGCATAAAGAATATGATAAATATTCTTTATTAGAAAAAAACAAAATGATTCCGAGTGAGAAGATCAACAACTTTACATTCAAAAACTCAGGAAATCTAAATTTTGAAAACGTTGGCAAAAAATGGGGGTTAGAGAACAAAGGTTTTTCAAATGGAGCCGCTTATGCAGATTTAGATAATGATGGCGATTTAGAAATAATTGTAAACAATATAGATGAAGAAGCTACTATTTTTAAGAACAATAGTTCGGATAATGCTAACTATTTAAAAATAAAACTGAATGGTACTTCTAAAAATAAATTCGGATTAGGAACCAGAGTTTATGCTTTTACTGCGGATAAAAAACAAATGCAAGAATTAACGCTAACAAGAGGATATCAATCTTCTGTAGCGCCAGAAATTCATTTCGGATTGCATAAAACAACAATAATAGACAGTTTAAAAATCATCTGGCAAGATGGAAATCATCAAACTTTAAAAGATGTAAAAGTAAATCAATTATTAACAATTAAATATGCTGATGCGAAGCCAAACCCCAACAAAAAGGGTATCAATAAAAAACAAAGGTTGTTTACAGCAGTAGATAATTTACTACAACCAAAACACATAGAAAACGAGCTTAACGATTTTGACAAACAAGTTTTACTACCTCACAAAATGTCTACTTTAGGTCCTGCTTTGGCAGTTGCAGATGTTAATAATGATGGTTTAGATGATTATTTTATGGGCGGTTCTTTTGGCAATGCTTCACAATTATTTATTCAAAATAAAGGTGATTTTATAAAGGCTGAAATTCCATCCATAGAAAAAGACAAACTTTCTGAAGATTTAGGCGCTCTATTTTTTGATGCAGATTCTGACGGAGATAAAGATTTGTATGTGGTTAGTGGTGGTTATGAGTATGCCCAAAACTCATCAATGTTACAAGATCGGTTGTATGTAAATGATGGTAAAGGCAATTTCGAAAAGGCTCTAATTAGTTTACCAAAATTGAATAGTAGCGGTTCTAAAGCCTATCAATTAGATTATAATAATGATGGAAAACAAGATGTTTTAGTTCTTGGAAGACAAATACCTGGTAAGTATCCTTTACCCGCAACAAGCTATTTACTTAAAAATAATTCAACTTATTCAGACATAAAATTTAAAAACACCTCTACTACTCTTTTTACCAATTTAGGAATGGCTACAAGTGCAGTTATTACCGATTTTAACAATGATTCTTGGCAAGATATTATTATTGTTGGCGAATGGATGAATATAAGAGTGTTCCAAAATAACAAAGGAACTTTTACAGAAGTTTCTGAAGAAATGGGACTAACAAAAGATACTACCGGTTGGTGGTGGAGCATTAACCAAGGTGATTTTGATAATGATGGAGATACCGATTATATTCTTGGAAACAATGGTCTAAACTACAAATACAAAGCCACCCAAAATGAGACTTTTGATATTTTTGTAAATGACTTTGATAAAAATAATACAGATGATATTGTTTTAAGTTATTATAATGAGGGGAAACAATATCCACTTCGTGGAAGGCAATGCTCGTCACAACAAATACCAGGAATCAAAAATAAATTCAAAAATTATAATGAATTTTCTCAAGCTACTTTAGTAGATGTTTACGGCAAAAAGAACTTAGAAAATGCATTACATTATCAAGTAAAATCATTTGCGAGTATTTATTTAGAAAACAAAGGCGACACTTTTGTTGTGCACAAATTACCTGTAGAAGCTCAGTTTTCTAGCATTCAAAAAATACTGATTAATGATTACGATCATGATGGAAATTTAGATGCACTTATTGCAGGAAACCTACACAATTCGGAAGTAGAAACACCAAGAAACGATGCTAGTTATGGTTTGTTTTTAAAAGGAAAAGGTAATGGAACTTTTGTACCATTTTCTGTATTAGAAAGTGGTTTTTATACTTCTGGTGATGTTAAAGAAATGTCTGAAATAACAATAAATAATCAACGTTACATTATAATTGGCAAGAATAACGATGCCATACAGTATTTAAAAATAAACGATTAG
- a CDS encoding RagB/SusD family nutrient uptake outer membrane protein gives MKKTFLTIIGILFLGVFSCTDEFTENPRINVEELETYFLEEENVETAIIGIYDLMQHNYSKDWSSAFLVKLLPGDDSNAAGGNSNDQNQLQNIDDFAKVSSSNVSIASVWDLYYRTIALSNLVINNISDSNLGNKDRALAEAKFMRAWCYFELTTMFGDVPLRLTVPEKAEDFGIEKSSRAAIYTQIELDLTAAIAGLPGKGQSDNFRATSETAEALMGKVLVFQEKYSDAIPFFKSVIDNPAIDLEENPEDVWSINKEFGKESLFEMGYISTSARDWGNLAWGGRNESNLHIQLMGPRGDGIFDVTGTGLINGWGFNLPTSKLVKAFEAAGDTKRKAATLMTEAELIAAGGSVDPTAATGGVIWDYEGAIRIKYGTKLEDTSSDGVKELNYGTNYRLFRYAEVLLLAAEAYNKDGQDGMARTELNKVRNRAGLANIDVNLTGDALFEAIVNEKFLELAHEGQRFWDLVRWGKAATELAGTGYSSTNNLFPIPITEIDKNPKLSLTDQNPGY, from the coding sequence ATGAAAAAAACATTTTTAACAATTATAGGAATTCTTTTTTTAGGAGTCTTTTCTTGTACCGATGAGTTTACAGAAAACCCTAGAATTAATGTAGAAGAATTAGAAACTTACTTTCTTGAAGAAGAAAATGTAGAAACAGCAATTATAGGAATCTATGATTTAATGCAACATAATTATAGTAAAGATTGGAGCAGCGCCTTTTTAGTAAAACTACTTCCAGGCGATGATTCTAATGCTGCAGGTGGTAACTCTAACGATCAAAATCAACTACAAAACATTGATGATTTTGCCAAAGTATCATCATCTAATGTATCTATAGCAAGTGTTTGGGACTTATATTACAGAACTATTGCACTTTCTAACTTAGTAATTAATAACATTTCTGATAGTAATTTAGGAAATAAAGACAGAGCTTTAGCAGAAGCAAAATTTATGAGAGCTTGGTGTTATTTTGAGTTAACTACCATGTTTGGTGATGTTCCTTTAAGATTAACAGTACCAGAAAAAGCTGAAGATTTTGGAATAGAAAAATCTTCTAGAGCAGCTATTTATACGCAAATAGAATTAGATTTAACTGCTGCAATTGCTGGTTTACCGGGAAAGGGACAATCTGATAACTTTAGAGCAACATCAGAAACAGCAGAAGCTTTAATGGGTAAAGTGTTGGTTTTTCAAGAAAAATATAGCGACGCTATCCCTTTCTTTAAATCTGTAATAGACAATCCTGCTATAGACTTAGAAGAGAATCCGGAGGATGTTTGGAGTATCAATAAAGAATTCGGAAAAGAATCATTATTCGAAATGGGATACATTTCTACATCAGCTAGAGACTGGGGTAACCTTGCTTGGGGTGGTAGAAACGAAAGTAACTTACACATACAACTAATGGGCCCAAGAGGTGATGGAATTTTTGATGTAACTGGAACAGGACTTATTAACGGATGGGGATTTAACTTACCTACTAGTAAATTAGTAAAAGCTTTTGAAGCTGCCGGTGATACAAAAAGAAAAGCAGCTACACTTATGACAGAAGCAGAATTAATTGCTGCAGGTGGTTCTGTAGACCCAACAGCAGCAACTGGTGGTGTAATTTGGGATTATGAAGGTGCTATTAGAATAAAATATGGTACAAAACTAGAAGACACAAGTAGTGATGGCGTTAAAGAATTAAATTACGGTACAAACTACAGACTGTTTCGTTATGCAGAAGTTTTACTTTTAGCGGCAGAAGCTTATAATAAAGACGGACAAGATGGTATGGCTAGAACAGAGTTAAATAAAGTTAGAAACAGAGCTGGTTTAGCAAATATTGATGTGAATTTAACAGGTGATGCTTTATTTGAAGCTATTGTAAATGAAAAATTCTTAGAATTAGCTCATGAAGGGCAACGTTTTTGGGATTTGGTTCGTTGGGGTAAAGCTGCAACAGAATTAGCAGGTACAGGATATAGCTCTACAAACAATCTATTCCCTATTCCAATTACTGAAATAGATAAAAACCCTAAATTATCTCTTACAGACCAAAACCCTGGATATTAA